The window ggggggagtggggggctcggtgctggggggggctgtggggctcctgcagagctggggggatgcaggtagggagtgaggggcactggcggggctgggggagcaggggagctgcgggGCGGCTGTGGggctcctgcagagctgggggggtgcaggtagggagtgaggggcactggcggggctgggggagcaggggagctgtgggggggctgtggggctcctgcagagctggggggatgcaggtagggagtgaggggcactggcggggctgggggagcaggggagctgcggggcactggcagagctgggggggggctgtggggctcctgcagagctgggggatgcaggtagggagtgaggggcactggcggggctgggggagcaggggagctgcggggcactggcagagctggggggggctggggggctcctgcagagctggggggatgcaggtagggagtgaggggcactggcggggctgggggagcaggggagctgcggggcactggcagagctggggggggtctGCGGggctcctgcagagctggggggatgcaggtcgagagtgaggggcactggcggggctgggggagcaggggagctgcggggcactggcagagctgggggggggctggggggctcctgcagagctggggggatgcaggtagggagtgaggggcactggcggggctgggggagcaggggagctgcggggcactggcagagcgggggggggctgtggggctcctgcagagctggggggatgcaggtcgagagtgaggggcactggcggggctgggggagcaggggagctgcggggcactggcagagctggggggggctgtggggctcctgcagagctggggggatgcaggtagggagtgaggggcactggcggggctgggggagctgcggggcactggcagagctggggggggggctggggggctcctgcagagctggggggatgcaggtagggagtgaggggcactggcggggctgggggagcaggggagctgcggggcactggcagagctggggggggctgtggggctcctgcagagctggggagatgcaggtcgagagtgaggggcactggcggggctgggggagcagggcagctgcggggcactggcagagctggggggggctgtggggctcctgcagagctggggggatgcaggtagggagtgaggggcactggcggggctgggggagcaggggagctgcggggcactggcagagctggggggggctgtggggctcctgcagagctggggggatgcaggtagggagtgaggggcactggcggggctgggggagtccTGTCCATCTGCCACTTTCGCTTCTCCCTGTgaagtcccctccccccagccgcCGCCCCccgggctgccccacagccccagcccagccccccgccTGCTCCGGCCCCTCCCGCTCTCAAGGAGCCATTTGGGGTCTCACTTCAAAGTTCCTCGGGAGGCCCATAAATAGGGGGCTGCGCCCAGGGGAGCAGCCAGAGCAGAGAAGCGCTGCGTCCCCTGGGCcaggagaacccaggcgtccgggctcccagccccccgccaaCCATCAGCCCCTTTCCCTTCCCGGAGcccggagagaacccaggcgtccgggctcccagccccccgccaaCCATCAGCCCCTTTCCCTTCCCGGAGcccggagagaacccaggcgtccgggctcccagcccgtCGGCATGTACCACCCGTCCGAGCTGTTCCCGCAGTTCGGGGGGTCCTACCCGCTGCGCCCCGCTCCCCAGGGGGGGCTGGCGGCCGGCttcccccaggggcagggggcccaGTACGAAGGTTTCCGCTACGCAGGTGAGAGGGACGGGGGGGGGCGCTcgggggaggagagcagagggagctgggggaggggacacaaGCGTCCGGGGGGCAGAGGGCGGGGGGGGCCCAGGGGCGGCTGGGGAGCAGGTGGAAATGGGGGGACATGGGATCCGGGGGCTGAGAAGGGATGCGGGGCAGAGGGGCACCAAGGGGCAGCCCTGTGGGgatccttggggcagggggtgtctggagagtcccctgcccccccccggcggACGGCTGGGCTCTTAGCACCACATAGTGACCaaatggccggggggggggggattggcaACAAGATGTGACATTCCTGCAGCCTCAGAGAGTCTGACCCCCCCGTGCCCCCTccgacccgcagccctgcccCGCAGTCCgccggtgccccccactcccgacccgcagcccctggcacCCTAGCTCTGGACCCCCCAAGTCCgccggtgccccccactcccgacccgcagcccctggcaaCCTAGCTCTGGGCCCCCCCAAGTCCgccggtgccccccactcccaacccgcagcccctggcaaccagccctgcccccaccagccctaccggtgccccccactcccaacccgcagcccctggcacCCTAGCTCTGGACCCCCCAAGTCCGCCgatgccccccactcccgacccgcagcccctgccagcccagccctgcccccccagctctgccggtgcccctcactcccgacccgcagcccctgccagcccagccctgcccccccagccctgccagtgcccctcactcccgacccgcagcccctgccagcccagccctgccccccagctctgccggtgcccctcactcccgacccgcagcccctgccagcccagccctgcccccccagctctgccggtgcccctcactcccgacccgcagcccctgccagcccagccctgcccccccagctctgccggtgccccccactcccgacccacagctcctgccagccagccctgcccccaccagccctaccggtgccccccactcccgacccacagcccctgccagccagccctgcccccaccagccctaccggtgccccccactcccgacccacagcccctggcaCCCCAGCCATACCCCCACCAGCCCTACCGATGCtccccactcccgacccacagcccccctgctagccaagccctctcccccccccccgctctgctgctgctcctcactctctgccagcccagcccagccctaccggtgcccctcattcccgacccgcagcccccggcaccctagctctgccccccccccaagtccgCCGGTGCCCCCcttctgacccgcagcccctgtcaGCCCACCCCCCCCCGGAGCTCTGCCGGTGCGCCTCACTCCCGACCGCAGCCCCTCTCTGACGGTCTCTGCCCCCCCAGATCTGGACGGCGTCTCAGCCCCCAAGTTCGAGCCCTTCTGCCCCGCATTGGACCGGGCTGGGCGGCTCCTAGGCCCCTCCCCCTCGGGGCCcccgctgcccctgcctgccccacccctgccctatggGGGCGGGCAGCAGCTGGCCGCGGCCGAACCCCCGCGGCTGCCCCCCAGCGTGCGGATGAGCCTGGAGAACCGGGAGCTGTGGAAGCGGTTCTGCGCCCTGGGCACCGAGATGATCATCACCAAGTCGGGGCGGTAAGGGGGGGTCGGGGGagcctgggggagggaagagtccGTGAGGggcctctggggcagggggtacgGGGGGAGAAGGGTACGTGGGGCGGTcgctggggggggtctctggggtgggggggtccgtGGAGGGGGGTCTCTTGTGAGGGGGTCCacgggggggggagaagggtccGGGGGGGTGTCTCCAGGGTGAGGAGGTccggggggggctgtgggagtgggaaggggccATGGGGGTAGAAGGGTCCGTGGGGGGGTCTCCAGGGTGAGGGGGTccggggggggctgtgggagtgggaaggggccATGGGGGTAGAAGGGTCCGTGGGGGGGTCTCCAGGGTGGAGGGGGTCCGTGGGAGGAACGgtctggggggggctgtgggagagggaaggggccaTGGGGCTAGAAGGGTCCGTGGGGGGGTCTCCAGGGTGGAGGGGGTCCGTGGGAGGAACGGtccgggggggggctgtgggagtgggaaggggccATGGGGGTAGAAAGGTCCGTGGGGGGGTCTCCAGGGTGAGGAGGTCCGTGGGAGGAACGGCcgtgggggggctgtgggagtgggaaggggccATGGGGGTAGAAAGGTCCGTGGGGGGGTCTCCAAGGTGGAGGGGGTCCGTGGGAGGAACGGCCgtgggggggctgcgggggagggaaggggccatGGGGGTAGAAGGGTCCGTGGGGGGGTCTCCAGGGTGGAGGGGGTccgtgggggggctgtgggggagcagaAGTGGGGGGAGCCAGGCTGTATTTTAGGGGTCACAGGAGTCCCTGACCCACCGGACCCCTCCATCCCCTGCGCGGCTCTGGGGCCTCCCCCAACatcttgccccatcacagtcctCTGCCCCATGGGGCCTCTCGCTGCCCTAGATCCCTACGCCCAGATAGTCCCACATGGCGCTCGCACCCCTGTATCCCTCCACCCATATATAGTTCTTTCAGCCCATCTCCTGCTCTCTATACCGCCCCATGCCCTCTGCCCCATAGAGTCCCAGCCCCCCTGTATCCCTCCGCCACCTGCAGGCTGCTGCCTAGACAATATCCCTCCACCTAGAGTCCATCTCCCTCCGCGCCCCCATGTTCGTCACCCACCTGTAGGCCTCAGACCTCTGCCCTTATCCCTGcaccccatagagcccccacaccccatatccctctgccccatagagcccccacaccccgtatccctctgccccatagagcccccacaccctcctatccctccaccccttagagcccccacacccccataTCCCTCTGCCCcttagagcccccacaccctcatATCTCTGCACCCCatagagccctcacaccccgTATCCCTCTGcccatagagcccccacacccccataTCCCTCTGCCtcatagagcccccacacccccgtATCCCTCTGcccatagagcccccacaccctcctatccctccaccccttagagcccccacacccccataTCCCTCTGCCCcttagagcccccacaccctcatATCTCTGCACCCCatagagccctcacaccccgTATCCCTCTGcccatagagcccccacacccccatatccctctgccccatagagcccccacacccccgtatccctctgccccatagagcccccacacccccataTCCCTCTGCCCcttagagcccccacaccctcatATCTCTGCACCCCATAGAGCTCCCACATCCCCGTATCCCTCTGCtccatagagcccccacaccctcctatccctccaccccttagagcccccacaccctcatATCTCTGCACCCCatagagccctcacaccccgTATCCCTCTGcccatagagcccccacacccccataTCCCTCTGCtccatagagcccccacaccctcatatccctccaccccatagagccctcacaccccgTATCCCTCTGcccatagagcccccacacccccataTCCCTCTGCtccatagagcccccacaccctcctatccctccaccccttagagcccccacaccctcatatccctccaccccatagagccctcacaccccgTATCCCTCTGcccatagagcccccacacccccataTCCCTCTGCtccatagagcccccacaccctcctaTCCCTCTGCCCcttagagcccccacaccctcatATCTCTGCACCCCatagagccctcacaccccgTATCCCTCCACCCCATATAGCCCCCACACCCCCATATCCCTCTGCCTCATAGAGCTCCCACACCCCCCAGTATCCCTCTGCCCctagagcccccacaccctcatATCCCTCCACCCcttagagcccccacacccccataTCCCTCTGCCCCATCATATCTCTGCACCCCatagagccctcacaccccgTATCCCTCTGcccatagagcccccacaccccatATCCCTCTGCCtcatagagcccccacacccccgtatccctctgccccatagagcccccacaaCCCCCATATCCCTCTGCCCcttagagcccccacaccctcatATCTCTGCACCCCATAGAGCTCCCACACCCCACATCCCTCTGCCCCCTtagagccccccacaccctcctatccctccaccccttagagcccccacaccctccttTCCCTGCACGCCATAGAGCTCCCACACCCCGTATCCTTCCgccccatagagcccccacaccctcctatccctccaccccatagagcccccacacccccatatccctccaccccatagagcccccacacccccgtatccctctgccccatagagcccccacaccctcctaTCCCTCCACCCCATAGAGCTCCCACACCCCCATATCCCTCtgccccatagagcccccacaccctcctatccctccaccccatagagcccccacacccccatatccctccaccccatagagcccccacaccctcttATCCCTCCGcccatagagcccccacacccccacatccctccgccccatagagcccccacacccccatatccctctgccccatagagcccccacacccccatatccctccaccccatagagcccccacacctTCTTATCCCTCCACCCcttagagcccccacaccctcgCATCCCTCCgccccatagagcccccacacccctgcaTCCCTCCgccccatagagcccccacaccctcctaTCCCTCCACCCCTTAGAGCCCTCACACCCTCATATCCCTGCACCCCATAGAGCTCCCACTCCCCATATCCTCCgccccatagagcccccacaccctcatATCCCTGcaccccatagagcccccacaccctcatATCCCTGCACCCCATAGAGCTCCCTACAGCCCCGTATCCCTCCGCCCCATAGAGTCCCTCACACCACTGTATCCCTCCATCCCATAGAGCCCCCACAGCCCCGTATCCCTCTGCCCCATAGAGCTCCCACACCCCCGTATCTCTCCGCTCCATAGAGCCCCTCACACCACTGTATCCCTCTGCCCCATAGAGCCTCCACACCCTCGTATCCCTCCgccccatagagcccccacaccctcatATCTCTGCACCCCATAGAGCTCCCACACCCCCCGCATCCCTCTGCCCCATAGAGCCTCCACACCCTCCTATCCCTCCACCCcttagagcccccacaccctcatATCTCTGCACCCCATAGAGCTCCCACACCCCCGCATCCCTCtgccccatagagcccccacaccctcatATCTCTGCACCCCatagagccctcacaccccgTATCCCTCTGcccatagagcccccacacccccatatccctctgccccatagagcccccacaccctcctatccctccaccccttatagcccccacaccctcataTCTCTGCACCCCATAGAGCTCCCACACCCCCATATCCCTCTGCCCcttagagcccccacaccctcatATCTCTGCACCCCatagagccctcacaccccgTATCCCTCTGcccatagagcccccacacccccataTCCCTCTGCCCCATAGAGCCCACACACCCCCATATCCCTCTGCCCcttagagcccccacaccctcatATCTCTGCACCCCATAGAGCTCCCACACCCCCATATCCCTCTGCCCcttagagcccccacaccctcatATCTCTGCACCCCATAGAGCTCCCACACCCCCATATCCCTCTGCCCcttagagcccccacaccctcatATCTCTGcaccccatagagcccccacacccccgtatccctctgccccatagagcccccacaccctcctatccctccaccccttagagcccccacaccctcatATCTCTGCACCCCATAGAGCTCCCACACCCCCACATCCCTCtgccccatagagcccccacaccctcctatccctccaccccttagagcccccacaccctccttTCCCTGCACGCCATAGAGCTCCCACACCCCGTATCCTTCCgccccatagagcccccacaccctcctatccctccaccccatagagcccccacacccctgcatccctccaccccatagagcccccacacccccgtatccctctgccccatagagcccccacaccctcctatccctccaccccatagagcccccacacccccatatccctctgccccatagagcccccacaccctcctatccctccaccccatagagcccccacacccccatatccctccaccccatagagcccccacaccctcttATCCCTCCACCCcttagagcccccacacccccacatccctccgccccatagagcccccacacccccatatccctctgccccatagagcccccacaccctcctatccctccaccccatagagcccccacacccccatatccctccaccccatagagcccccacaccctcttATCCCTCCACCCcttagagcccccacaccctcttATCCCTCCACCCcttagagcccccacaccctcgCATCCCTCCgccccatagagcccccacatCCTCGCATCCCTCCgccccatagagcccccacacccccacatccctccaccccatagagcccccacaccctcctatccctccaccccatagagcccccacacccctgcaTCCCTCCgccccatagagcccccacacccccgcatccctccaccccatagagcccccacaccctcctatccctccaccccatagagcccccacacccctgcaTCCCTCCGCCCCAtagagccccccacacccctgcatcCCTCCgccccatagagcccccacaccctcctaTCCCTCCACCCCTTAGAGCCCTCACACCCTCATATCCCTGCACCCCATAGAGCTCCCACCCCCCATATCCCTCCgccccatagagcccccacaccctcatATCTCTGcaccccatagagcccccacacccccgtatccctctgccccatagagcccccacaccctcctatccctccaccccttagagcccccacaccctcatATCTCTGCACCCCATAGAGCTCCCACACCCCCACATCCCTCtgccccatagagcccccacaccctcctatccctccaccccttagagcccccacaccctccttTCCCTGCACGCCATAGAGCTCCCACACCCCGTATCCTTCCgccccatagagcccccacaccctcctatccctccaccccatagagcccccacacccctgcaTCCCTCCgccccatagagcccccacacccctgcaTCCCTCCgccccatagagcccccacaccctcctaTCCCTCCACCCCTTAGAGCCCTCACACCCTCATATCCCTGCACCCCATAGAGCTCCCACCCCCCTATCCCTCCgccccatagagcccccacaccctcatATCCCTGCACCtcatagagcccccacaccctcatATCCCTGCACCCCATAGAGCTCCCACACCCCCGTATCCCTCCGTCCCATAGAGTCCCTCACACCACTGTATCCCTCtgccccatagagcccccacaccctcgTATCCCTCCGcccatagagcccccacaccctcatatctctgcatcccagagcccccacaccctcGTATCCCTCTGTCCCACATTGCCCCACACCACTGTATCCCTCCGTCCCATAGAGCCCCCACAGCCCCGTATCCCTCCgccccatagagcccccacaccctcatATCTCTGCATCCCAGAGCCCCCACACTCCCGTATCCCTCCGCtccatagagcccccacaccctcctaTCCCTCCGTGCCATAGAGCCCCTCTCACACCCATATCCCTCCGCCCCATAGAGCCCCTCACACCCCCATATCCCTCCGTGCCATAGAGCCCCTCACACCCCCGTATCCCTCTGCCCCATAGAGCCGCCATACCCCTGTATCCCTCGGCCCCAtagagccccccacacccccgtatccctctgctccctcactcctgcccccgtATCCTTCCGTCCCATAGAGCCCCCACGCCCCCATATCCCTCCgccccctcactcctgccccccgTATCCCTGCAGGCGGATGTTCCCCCAGCTGAAGGTCGCGGTGACGGGGCTGGACCCTGAGGCCAAGTACCTGCTGCTGGTGGACATGGTGCCGGCAGGGGCCTCGCGCTACAAGTGGCAGGGCCAGCGCTGGGAGGCCAGTGGCAAGGCCGAGCTGCCCCCCCCCGACCGGGTCTACATCCACCCCGACTCCCCGGCCTCCGGCGCCCACTGGATGCGCCAGCCCGTGTCCTTCCACCGCCTCAAGCTGACCAACAACACGCTGGACCCCCACGGCCACGTaagtgggcaggggcagggcaaagagagtgggggaggggctttgGAGTGCAAAGGGGAGGGGCTTAGGATGGTGGGGTGGAGcctagggagcaggggaggggcttatGACAaaaggggtggggcatggggagcagagggttggggcttagagtggccaggggtggggcagaATGTGGGGAAGCAGGGGGGTCGTGCGGGGAGGGGGCGAAGGGCGGGGGTGCCCATGTCTAAcccctgtctcttccccagcTGATCCTGCACTCCATGCACCGCTACCAGCCCCGCGTGCACGTGGtgggagcaggagggctggggggacgTGGCGGGGGCTGCGCCTCCTTCACCTTCCCTGAGACGGCCTTCCTCACCGTCACCGCCTACCAGAGCCCCAAGGTGAgcccacccccactcctgccccccccactgcccccccaggGCTCTCACTCACCCTCCTCTTCCCTCGTCCCCCCTCCAGATCACCCAGATGAAGATTGAGAGTAACCCCTTCGCCAAAGGCTTCCGGGAGAATGGCATGAACAGCAAGAGGTGCCAGGGTGCACAAGGAAGTGGGGTTGTGGGGTACTAGGATGGGAAACGCGAGCGGGGGGGGGCACCAACTGAGGGAGCCGTAGGGGAATGTGAAGAGGAAGGTGGGCACTGGATGGAGGCCGGATCAGGGGGAGTGGAGCCAGCAGCTCAGTaaccccccatctctccccaccccagggagcgAGATGCCCGGATCAAGAGGAAGATGAGGGGCAATGTGGCTGAACCTACCAGGAATGAGGCTGGTATGGGACCCCCCAACCCTCCCACTGCACCCCCACCCGTtgtgccctctccccctccatcctgccccatgcaccaccccttccctcatcacagcagcctcccctcactgccccctccccactcttccAGCCTCCCATCTACCAACATTAACCCTTTGCTTCTTTCTTCCCCCCAGATTGCAAGCGAGGTCCCTGCGACTCCACCCAGGGCCCGCCCCCCGAGCCACCAGCCCCCCCTGACTGCTCCTtccaccccatctcttcctcctACCCTCCCCGTGGAAGCGAGGAGCTGGGGTGCCCCCTAGGGGGGGTGAACCCCAGTGCTGAGGCATACATCCAGCATCCAGCTGCCTTCCACGGCCTGCAGCCTCCCCAGGGGCCCAGCGGCTATGCCAGGTGAGTGCACGGATCATATTGGGC of the Gopherus evgoodei ecotype Sinaloan lineage unplaced genomic scaffold, rGopEvg1_v1.p scaffold_153_arrow_ctg1, whole genome shotgun sequence genome contains:
- the TBX6 gene encoding T-box transcription factor TBX6; the protein is MYHPSELFPQFGGSYPLRPAPQGGLAAGFPQGQGAQYEGFRYAGERDGGGRSGEESRGSWGRGHKPPVSPPPPGALPVRLTPDRSPSLTVSAPPDLDGVSAPKFEPFCPALDRAGRLLGPSPSGPPLPLPAPPLPYGGGQQLAAAEPPRLPPSVRMSLENRELWKRFCALGTEMIITKSGRRMFPQLKVAVTGLDPEAKYLLLVDMVPAGASRYKWQGQRWEASGKAELPPPDRVYIHPDSPASGAHWMRQPVSFHRLKLTNNTLDPHGHLILHSMHRYQPRVHVVGAGGLGGRGGGCASFTFPETAFLTVTAYQSPKITQMKIESNPFAKGFRENGMNSKRERDARIKRKMRGNVAEPTRNEADCKRGPCDSTQGPPPEPPAPPDCSFHPISSSYPPRGSEELGCPLGGVNPSAEAYIQHPAAFHGLQPPQGPSGYASSSCAAPEAAAAPKPMGDPSCPSAKPPPDQSNCRTTSAPPLTYPSYGLDVSCLLGAGLDGPPTPDLCFPPFLPYPPPRLYAPPGPPAGYIEGGSKGLF